The Comamonas endophytica sequence CACATATTTCCCCATCAAACCTCTCAGGAATTACGCCTCATTCATCCAATCCTGAGCTTTCTGCACTTACTGAAAACAAGAAATAACCATATGAAACATGGACTTGCGATGCCATGAAAATGCCGCCGTGCATTTTCCGAACAGTCCAACTCTCATGTCTTATATAAAACATCATTTATCAAAAAGAAAACGGTGGCCGCACGGCCGCAAGCTTCCTACAATGACGTTCTTTCCCGCATGAGGCGCCGCCCTCGCCGCGGAAATCACGGACAACAGAGGACCACCCCGGCATGTACCGGGGCGGAGGAGACCGGCCCGCATCGCAAGGTGCGGGCCATTTTTATGGGCGTGGCATTGGCGCTGCAGGATGCACGGGCGCCTTGCCCCTGCCGGGCCGCGGCGGCGCCGGATGGTTCAAAATACGGCCGGTGTCCATTCCCCAAACGTTCATCCAAGAGCTGCTGTCCCGCGTGGACGTGGTCGACATCGTCGGCCGCTACGTGCAGCTGCGCAAGGGCGGCGCGAACTTCATGGGGCTGTGCCCCTTCCATGGCGAGAAGTCGCCGTCGTTCAGCGTCAGCCCCTCCAAACAGTTCTACCACTGCTTCGGCTGCGGCAAGAATGGCAATGCCATCGGCTTCCTGATGGAGCATGCCGGCATGGGCTTCGTCGAAGCCGTGCAGGACCTTGCCGGCCAGGTCGGCCTGGTCGTGCCCCAGGATGACCTGAGCCCGCAGGAGCGCCAGCGCCAGGCCGCGCAGAAGGAAAAGCAGGCGACGCTCAGCGACGTGCTGGAAAAAGCCGGCGATGCCTACCGCCGCCATCTCAAGGATTCGCCCCACGCCATCGCCTACCTCAAGCGCCGCGGCGTCACGGGCGCCACGGCGGCGCGCTTCGGCCTGGGCTATGCGCCCGAGGGCTGGCGCAGCCTGGCCAGCGTCTTTGCCCAGTATGACGACCCGCTGCTGCACGAGAGCGGGCTGGTGATCGTCAACGAGGAGGACAACAAGCGCTACGACCGCTTCCGCGACCGCTTGATGTTCCCGATCCGCAACGTCAAGGGCGAGTGCATCGGCTTCGGCGGCCGGGTGTTCGGCGACGAGAAGCCCAAATACCTCAATTCCCCCGAAACCCCGGTCTTCCACAAGGGGCGCGAGCTCTACGGCCTGTTCGAGGCGCGCAACGCGCTGCGCGAGATGGGCTATGCGCTGGTGACCGAAGGCTATATGGACGTGGTGGCGCTGGCCCAGCTGGGCTTCGCCAATGCAGTGGCCACTTTGGGCACGGCCTGCACGCCCGACCATGTGCAGAAGCTGTTCCGCTTCACAGACTCCGTGGTCTTCAGCTTCGACGGTGACGCCGCCGGCCGGCGCGCGGCGCACAAGGCGCTCGAAGCCGCGCTGCCCTATGCCACCGATACGCGCAGCCTCAAGTTCCTGTTCCTGCCGGCCGAGCACGACCCCGACAGCTTCATCCGCGAATTCGGCAGCGATGCCTTTGCGCGCCAGGTCGGCGATGCCAAGCCATTGAGCCGCTTCCTGATCGATGCCGCCAGCGAAGGCTGCGACCTGGGCCTGGCCGAGGGCCGCGCGCGCATGGCCAGCAACGCGCGCCCGCTGTGGGCCCTGCTGCCCGATGGCGTGCTCAAGCGCCAGCTGCTGGCGGAAATTGCCGAGCTGACCCAGCTGCAGCTGCAGGACCTGAGCGAGCTGTGGAGCAAGGAGCCCGCG is a genomic window containing:
- the dnaG gene encoding DNA primase codes for the protein MSIPQTFIQELLSRVDVVDIVGRYVQLRKGGANFMGLCPFHGEKSPSFSVSPSKQFYHCFGCGKNGNAIGFLMEHAGMGFVEAVQDLAGQVGLVVPQDDLSPQERQRQAAQKEKQATLSDVLEKAGDAYRRHLKDSPHAIAYLKRRGVTGATAARFGLGYAPEGWRSLASVFAQYDDPLLHESGLVIVNEEDNKRYDRFRDRLMFPIRNVKGECIGFGGRVFGDEKPKYLNSPETPVFHKGRELYGLFEARNALREMGYALVTEGYMDVVALAQLGFANAVATLGTACTPDHVQKLFRFTDSVVFSFDGDAAGRRAAHKALEAALPYATDTRSLKFLFLPAEHDPDSFIREFGSDAFARQVGDAKPLSRFLIDAASEGCDLGLAEGRARMASNARPLWALLPDGVLKRQLLAEIAELTQLQLQDLSELWSKEPARPGTRSAPAPSPDAGSHGAPPDMGWAPDSAPVESYGQASASGPWSPSPGKGRKWEKGSWGKDRQPANRFEAASRGPRSAPATRTDQAARLLMAHMEFMEELSHEDFDALSRCTAPHGGLFAWLEAQFQEHGAQPWAVLRERLCDCLDADVAPLAEKLMTGPHAQPEGELPELRRELRGVLNRILIDHLKQQTHVAAMAVATNPLAAQQLRDLYARLQFLQNEMRNPS